One window of the Chryseobacterium camelliae genome contains the following:
- the ccoN gene encoding cytochrome-c oxidase, cbb3-type subunit I, protein MDTQKFNYDNAIVRAFLYATIVFGLIGFLLGLTAALMLFYPELPEFLFGTDDVTIQSLRSGNIQGLINTQGAMGFGRIRMLHTSAVIFAFVCNSFFCGAYYSLQRLLKTRMYSDTLSWLHFWSWQIMIISVVITFLMGINTSKEYAEHEWPIDILIAFSWIIFGINMFGTIAKRRVRHLYVAIWFFIATWIAVAMLHIFNNLEVPLSFTSWKSYSAYAGVKDALVQWWYGHNAVAFVLTTPVLGLMYYFLPKAANRPVFSYKLSIIHFWSLIFVYLWAGPHHLQYTALPGWAQALGTGFSIMLIAPSWGGMLNGLLTLRGAWDKVRENPILKFFVVAVTCYGMATFEGPLLATKSLNKIGHYTDWVIGHVHVGALGWNGFMAFGIVYYLVPILWRTPLWSKKLANWHFWLGTLGIIFYAVPMYISGFTQGLMWKQFNPDGTLVWKNWLDTVTAIIPYFKMRFAGGIFYLTGAVLMTVNVFKTVSAGSFQKNVPAEAPALARVGSGRKEGEGTHLWLERTPTLLSVLAFAVIAIGGLVEIVPTLTVKSNLPTISAVKPYSPLELEGRDLYVREGCNSCHSQMIRPFRDEVLRFNGKNGQYSKAGEFIYDRPFLWGSKRTGPDLQREGGRNPDSWHFKHMYNPRITSAGSIMPRFPWLISNELDRSQMTDKMKLMKNAFDVPYTKAQIDSSNQWADHQAQAIVKRIYAEANDVKTQMEKEKITRGTAFVPLEKREITAMIAYLQRLGTDIKTTDIKTASIE, encoded by the coding sequence ATGGATACGCAAAAATTTAATTATGACAATGCTATTGTCAGGGCATTCCTGTATGCCACTATTGTATTCGGTCTCATAGGCTTCTTACTGGGACTTACAGCTGCTTTAATGCTGTTTTACCCTGAATTACCTGAGTTTTTATTCGGAACCGATGATGTTACCATCCAAAGCCTGAGGAGCGGCAACATCCAGGGACTGATCAATACACAGGGCGCTATGGGATTCGGAAGGATCAGGATGCTGCATACCAGTGCCGTTATCTTCGCTTTTGTGTGCAACTCATTCTTCTGCGGAGCCTATTACAGCCTCCAGAGATTGCTGAAAACCAGAATGTACAGCGATACATTGTCCTGGCTGCATTTCTGGTCATGGCAGATCATGATCATCTCCGTGGTGATTACTTTCCTGATGGGAATCAACACCTCAAAAGAATATGCCGAACATGAGTGGCCGATTGATATTTTAATTGCATTCTCATGGATCATTTTCGGGATCAATATGTTCGGGACCATTGCCAAAAGAAGGGTACGACATCTTTATGTAGCCATCTGGTTCTTTATTGCCACATGGATTGCGGTAGCTATGCTGCATATCTTCAATAACCTGGAGGTTCCGCTTTCTTTTACCAGCTGGAAATCCTATTCGGCTTACGCCGGAGTAAAAGATGCGCTGGTACAGTGGTGGTATGGCCATAATGCGGTGGCTTTCGTACTGACAACCCCTGTTTTAGGCCTGATGTATTACTTCCTTCCTAAAGCAGCGAACCGTCCGGTGTTTTCCTATAAACTCTCCATCATCCACTTCTGGTCCCTTATTTTTGTGTACCTGTGGGCCGGTCCGCACCATCTTCAGTATACTGCGCTTCCGGGATGGGCACAGGCACTGGGAACAGGATTCTCTATTATGCTGATCGCTCCGTCATGGGGAGGAATGCTGAACGGCCTCCTAACTTTAAGAGGAGCATGGGACAAAGTGAGGGAAAATCCAATCCTTAAATTTTTTGTAGTGGCAGTAACCTGCTATGGAATGGCCACCTTCGAAGGGCCGCTCCTCGCAACAAAATCACTGAATAAAATCGGGCATTATACCGACTGGGTGATCGGTCACGTACACGTAGGTGCCCTCGGCTGGAACGGTTTTATGGCCTTCGGGATTGTATATTATCTTGTACCGATCCTGTGGAGAACACCTCTCTGGTCCAAAAAACTGGCTAACTGGCATTTCTGGCTGGGAACCTTAGGAATTATTTTCTACGCCGTACCAATGTACATTTCAGGATTCACCCAGGGATTGATGTGGAAACAGTTCAATCCGGACGGAACCTTAGTCTGGAAAAACTGGCTGGATACAGTAACAGCAATCATTCCTTATTTCAAGATGAGGTTTGCAGGCGGAATTTTCTATCTGACAGGTGCCGTACTGATGACCGTTAATGTATTCAAAACCGTAAGCGCCGGATCATTCCAGAAAAACGTCCCTGCTGAAGCACCAGCATTAGCCAGGGTGGGAAGTGGAAGAAAAGAGGGCGAAGGCACACATCTCTGGCTTGAAAGAACGCCTACCCTGCTTTCCGTTCTGGCATTTGCCGTCATTGCCATCGGAGGTCTGGTGGAAATTGTACCCACACTGACCGTGAAAAGCAATCTCCCTACTATTTCAGCAGTAAAACCTTATTCACCGCTGGAGCTGGAAGGAAGAGACCTGTATGTCCGAGAAGGATGTAATTCATGCCACTCACAGATGATCCGGCCATTCCGGGATGAAGTGCTGCGCTTCAACGGTAAAAACGGGCAGTATTCCAAAGCGGGAGAATTTATCTACGACAGGCCGTTCCTCTGGGGATCCAAAAGAACCGGGCCCGACCTTCAGAGAGAAGGCGGCAGAAATCCTGACTCATGGCACTTCAAGCATATGTACAACCCAAGGATTACCTCAGCAGGGTCTATTATGCCACGTTTCCCCTGGTTGATCAGCAATGAGCTGGACCGCTCACAGATGACTGATAAGATGAAGCTCATGAAAAATGCTTTCGATGTGCCTTATACCAAGGCCCAGATCGATTCATCCAATCAGTGGGCAGACCATCAGGCTCAGGCTATCGTCAAGAGAATTTATGCCGAAGCGAATGATGTGAAAACGCAGATGGAAAAAGAAAAGATCACCAGAGGAACCGCATTTGTACCTCTTGAAAAAAGGGAAATTACCGCAATGATCGCTTACCTGCAACGATTGGGTACCGATATCAAAACCACAGACATCAAAACTGCAAGCATCGAGTAA
- a CDS encoding cbb3-type cytochrome c oxidase N-terminal domain-containing protein, translating into MKPRTPISVYIAVTIVLSIMVFGMFSPDGSYLTSAFFWGLLLIATILLLIMNSIGDLIENENFSRLSEEEKQAYLEQKKIPYYQKLLNSAFKKQSQSEEKDILIDHGFDGITELDNSLPKWWTGLFWFGCVFCVVYMAAYIFTDYAHQEKEYDQEAKTMLASIAEFEKTAPPVNLETAKYSADNIAEGEQLFKTNCATCHGEGGIGGIGPNLTDTHWINVKQKSLFKNVIWMLENGSPNNPAMRPFVKEGTITGRDGEKIAAYVYHINQEKSPVTQAQGGAAPQGETVEWENGNE; encoded by the coding sequence ATGAAACCAAGAACACCCATTTCTGTATATATTGCCGTAACGATCGTACTCAGCATCATGGTCTTCGGTATGTTCAGTCCGGACGGAAGCTATCTGACCTCTGCATTTTTCTGGGGCCTGCTGCTGATCGCCACTATTCTGCTGCTCATCATGAATTCGATAGGTGACCTGATTGAGAACGAAAATTTCAGCAGGCTTTCCGAAGAAGAAAAGCAGGCTTATCTTGAGCAGAAGAAAATCCCTTATTACCAGAAGTTGTTGAACTCAGCATTCAAAAAGCAATCCCAGTCTGAAGAAAAGGATATTCTCATCGATCATGGATTCGACGGGATTACGGAGCTTGACAATTCGCTTCCAAAGTGGTGGACAGGCTTATTCTGGTTCGGTTGTGTATTCTGTGTAGTCTACATGGCAGCATATATCTTTACAGATTATGCCCATCAGGAAAAGGAATATGATCAGGAAGCCAAAACCATGCTTGCTTCCATTGCAGAATTTGAAAAAACAGCTCCGCCGGTGAATCTGGAAACCGCTAAATACAGCGCTGATAACATTGCAGAAGGTGAACAGCTTTTTAAAACCAATTGTGCAACCTGCCACGGAGAAGGAGGAATCGGAGGGATCGGTCCTAATCTTACAGATACCCACTGGATTAATGTTAAGCAAAAAAGCCTGTTTAAAAATGTCATCTGGATGCTGGAAAACGGCTCCCCTAATAATCCCGCGATGAGGCCTTTTGTTAAAGAGGGAACCATTACCGGCCGGGATGGTGAAAAAATTGCCGCTTACGTTTACCACATCAACCAGGAAAAATCCCCGGTTACTCAAGCTCAGGGTGGCGCTGCCCCTCAGGGTGAAACGGTAGAATGGGAAAACGGCAACGAATAA